Proteins encoded within one genomic window of Acomys russatus chromosome 5, mAcoRus1.1, whole genome shotgun sequence:
- the Taf5 gene encoding transcription initiation factor TFIID subunit 5 translates to MAALAEEQTEVAVKLEPEGPPTLLPPQAGDGAGEGSGGTPNNGPNGGGGGNVAAPAAAAGGDGGTPKPVVAVSAAAPAGAAPVPAAPAEAGAPQDRQTLLAVLQFLRQSNLREAEEALRREARLLEEAVAGSGAPGELDGAGAEAASALLSRVTASVPGSAGPDPPGAGASVTSVFSGSASGPAAPGKVGSVAVEDQPDVSAVLSAYNQQGDPTMYEEYYSGLKHFIECSLDCHRAELSQLFYPLFVHMYLELVYNQHEHEAKSFFEKFHGDQECYYQDDLRVLSSLTKKEHMKGNETMLDFRTSKFVLRISRDSYQLLKRHLQEKQNNQIWSIVQEHLYIDIFDGMPRSKQQIDAMVGSLAGEAKREANKSKVFFGLLKEPEIEVPLDDEDEEGENEEGKPKKKKPKKDSIGSKSKKQDPNAPPQNRIPLPELKDSDKLDKIMNMKETTKRVRLGPDCLPSICFYTFLNAYQGLTAVDVTDDSSLIAGGFADSTVRVWSVTPKKLRSVKQASDLSLIDKESDDVLERIMDEKTASELKILYGHSGPVYGASFSPDRNYLLSSSEDGTVRLWSLQTFTCLVGYKGHNYPVWDTQFSPYGYYFVSGGHDRVARLWATDHYQPLRIFAGHLADVNCTRFHPNSNYVATGSADRTVRLWDVLNGNCVRIFTGHKGPIHSLTFSPNGRFLATGATDGRVLLWDIGHGLMVGELKGHTDTVCSLRFSRDGEILASGSMDNTVRLWDAIKAFEDLETDDFTTATGHINLPENSQELLLGTYMTKSTPVVHLHFTRRNLVLAAGAYSPQ, encoded by the exons ATGGCGGCGCTGGCGGAGGAGCAGACGGAGGTGGCGGTCAAGCTAGAGCCTGAGGGACCGCCGACGCTGCTACCTCCGCAGGCTGGCGACGGCGCAGGCGAGGGTAGCGGTGGCACTCCCAACAACGGCCCcaatggcggcggcggcgggaatGTGGCGGCGCCGGCGGCGGCGGCCGGCGGGGACGGCGGGACCCCTAAGCCTGTGGTGGCTGTCTCTGCCGCTGCCCCGGCGGGGGCGGCCCCGGTGCCCGCCGCTCCCGCCGAGGCCGGCGCTCCGCAGGACCGACAGACTCTTCTGGCTGTGCTGCAGTTCCTACGGCAGAGCAACCTCCGCGAGGCCGAAGAGGCACTGCGCCGCGAGGCCCGGCTGCTGGAGGAGGCAGTGGCGGGCTCCGGAGCTCCGGGAGAGTTGGACGGGGCCGGCGCGGAGGCGGCTAGCGCTCTTCTCAGCCGGGTCACCGCTTCTGTCCCCGGCTCTGCGGGGCCCGACCCTCCGGGGGCCGGCGCTTCGGTGACCTCGGTGTTCTCAGGTTCAGCTTCAGGTCCTGCGGCTCCGGGAAAGG ttgGAAGTGTAGCTGTGGAAGACCAGCCAGATGTCAGTGCTGTCTTGTCGGCCTACAACCAACAAGGAGACCCTACTATGTATGAAGAGTACTACAGTGGCCTGAAGCACTTCATTGAATGTTCTCTGGACTGCCATCGAGCAGAACTTTCCCAACTCTTTTATCCTCTGTTTGTACACATGTACCTGGAGCTAGTTTATAATCAACATGAACATGAAGCAAAATCATTCTTTGAGAA GTTCCATGGAGATCAGGAATGCTATTACCAGGATGACCTACGAGTGCTATCTAGTCTTACCAAAAAGGAACACATGAAAGGGAATGAAACCATGCTGGACTTTCGAACAAGTAAATTTGTTCTTCGCATTTCCCGTGATTCGTACCAACTCTTGAAGCGGCATCTTCAGGAGAAACAGAACAATCAGATCTGGAGCATAGTGCAGGAGCACCTGTACATTGACATCTTTGATGGGATGCCTCGCAGTAAGCAGCAGATAGATGCGATGGTGGGAAGCTTGGCAGGAGAGGCCAAACGAGAAGCAAACAAATCAAAG GTATTTTTTGGTTTATTAAAAGAACCAGAAATTGAGGTGCCTTTGGATGATgaggatgaagaaggagaaaatgaagaaggaaaaccTAAAAAGAAGAAGCCTAAAAAGGATAGTATTGGAtctaaaagcaaaaaacaagatCCCAATGCCCCACCTCAAAACAG AATCCCTCTTCCTGAATTGAAAGATTCAGACAAACTGGACAAAATAATGAATATGAAAGAAACCACCAAGCGAGTGCGCCTTGGGCCAGACTGTTTaccttctatttgtttttatacattcCTTAATGCTTACCAG gGCCTCACTGCAGTGGACGTCACTGATGATTCTAGTCTGATTGCAGGAGGTTTTGCAGATTCAACTGTCAGAGTGTGGTCTGTGACACCTAAAAAGCTTCGTAGTGTCAAACAAGCATCAG ATCTTAGTCTTATAGACAAAGAATCAGATGATGTCTTAGAAAGGATCATGGATGAGAAAACTGCAAGTGAGCTGAAGATTTTGTATGGTCACAGTGGGCCTGTCTATGGAGCCAGCTTCAGTCCGGAtag GAACTATCTGCTCTCCTCTTCAGAGGACGGAACTGTTAGACTCTGGAGCCTTCAGACGTTTACTTGCTTGGTGGGCTATAAAGGACACAACTACCCAGTATGGGACACACAGTTTTCTCCATATGGATATTACTTTGTGTCAGGAGGCCATGACCGAGTAGCTCG GCTTTGGGCTACAGATCACTATCAGCCTTTAAGGATATTTGCTGGCCATCTCGCTGATGTGAATTGCACTAGATTTCATCCAAATTCGAACTATGTTGCTACGGGTTCTGCAGACAGAACTGTTCGGCTCTGGGATGTCCTCAATGGTAACTGTGTAAGGATCTTCACTGGACACAAG GGACCAATTCATTCCTTAACTTTTTCTCCCAATGGGAGATTCTTGGCTACGGGAGCAACAGATGGCAGAGTACTTCTTTGGGATATTGGACATGGCTTGATGGTTGGAGAGTTAAAAGGCCACACTGATACAGTGTGTTCACTTAGATTTAGTAGAGACGGTGAAATTTTGGCATCag GTTCAATGGATAATACGGTCCGGTTATGGGATGCTATCAAAGCATTCGAAGATTTAGAGACTGATGATTTTACTACAGCCACTGGGCATATAAATCTACCTGAGAATTCCCAGGAGTTATTATTGGGTACATACATGACCAAATCAACACCAGTTGTACACCTACATTTTACTCGAAGAAACTTGGTTCTAGCCGCAGGCGCTTACAGTCCACAGTAA
- the Atp5mk gene encoding ATP synthase membrane subunit K, mitochondrial, which produces MAGAESDSQFQFTGIKKYFNSYTRTGRMNCVLATYGSIALLVLYFKLRPKKTPAVKAT; this is translated from the exons ATGGCTGGTGCAGAAAGTGATAGCCAGTTCCAGTTCACTGgtattaaaaagtatttcaacTCTTACACCCGCACAGGTAGAATGAAT tgtGTCCTGGCCACATATGGAAGCATTGCTTTGTTGGTCTTATACTTCAAGTTAAGGCCTAAAAAAACTCCTGCTGTGAAAGCAACATAA